In Populus alba chromosome 1, ASM523922v2, whole genome shotgun sequence, a single window of DNA contains:
- the LOC118049818 gene encoding pectate lyase 1: MAVFRFFVVLLSICILSFIPNACHGASKMNVIDQCWRMNPNWQRSRQHLATCSVGFAGKMTNNVGKNVLWYKVTDPSDDPVNPRKGTLRYGATMITGKVWITFEKNMDIKLERPLLISSHTAIDGRGVDVSIEGIGCLVVYKATDVIIHGLKIHHCKAQGPSSVMGPDGKLMPLGQMDGDAIRLVTASKVWIDHNTLYSCQDGLLDVTRGSTSVTVSNNWFRDQDKVMLLGHDDGYLRDKNMKVTVAFNHFGPNCNQRMPRVRHGYAHVANNLYLGWEQYAIGGSMNPSIKSESNHFIAPAQSGKKEVTWRNTGMGAKGKPWNFYSVGDMFTNGASFVQTGRRGTAKPNYNKQQKFKVGSANSVQSMTSSAGALTCSRTLTC; the protein is encoded by the exons ATGGCTGTCTTCAGGTTCTTTGTTGTACTTCTTTCCATTTGCATCCTTTCCTTCATCCCTAATGCTTGTCATGGGGCCAGCAAAATGAATGTCATTGATCAATGCTGGAGAATGAATCCGAATTGGCAGAGAAGCCGACAACATCTGGCTACTTGCTCTGTGGGGTTTGCAGGGAAAATGACCAACAATGTTGGGAAAAATGTTTTATGGTATAAGGTCACCGATCCTAGTGACGACCCTGTGAATCCCAGAAAAGGGACATTAAGATATGGAGCTACCATGATCACAGGAAAAGTCTGGATCACTTTTGAGAAGAACATGGACATTAAACTTGAGAGACCTCTTCTTATTAGCAGCCATACTGCCATTGATGGTCGTGGCGTTGATGTCAGCATTGAAGGCATCGGATGCCTCGTGGTGTACAAG GCAACCGACGTGATCATCCATGGCCTAAAGATTCACCATTGCAAGGCACAGGGACCTAGCTCAGTCATGGGACCGGATGGGAAACTAATGCCGTTAGGTCAGATGGATGGGGATGCCATAAGGCTGGTCACTGCATCTAAGGTTTGGATAGACCACAATACATTATACTCGTGCCAGGATGGTCTTCTTGATGTCACTCGTGGATCTACATCTGTTACTGTCTCTAACAATTGGTTTAGAGACCAAGACAAGGTTATGCTTCTTGGACATGATGATGGGTATTTGAGAGACAAGAACATGAAGGTCACGGTTGCATTCAATCATTTTGGTCCTAATTGCAACCAAAGAATGCCAAG GGTTCGCCATGGATATGCACATGTAGCTAACAATCTTTACCTGGGATGGGAACAATATGCAATTGGAGGAAGCATGAATCCTAGCATCAAGAGTGAATCCAACCATTTTATTGCACCTGCACAATCCGGAAAGAAGGAG GTAACTTGGAGAAATACGGGGATGGGTGCAAAAGGCAAGCCCTGGAACTTCTACTCTGTAGGGGATATGTTTACAAATGGAGCTTCTTTTGTCCAAACCGGCCGCAGAGGTACGGCAAAGCCTAACTACAATAAGCAGCAAAAGTTCAAAGTTGGAAGTGCAAACTCTGTTCAGTCAATGACTAGCTCAGCAGGTGCTTTAACATGTTCAAGAACATTGACATGCTGA